Proteins from a single region of Antechinus flavipes isolate AdamAnt ecotype Samford, QLD, Australia chromosome 2, AdamAnt_v2, whole genome shotgun sequence:
- the GPAT2 gene encoding glycerol-3-phosphate acyltransferase 2, mitochondrial gives MGSKPQSNKETNMWPKGFGVKLETITPFLGKYRPFVGRCCQTCTPKSWESLFHKNIAALGFHNVILVTEENTRYRGWLVRRLCYFLCAMDWKIAPTPDAWEKVLGSKWIQEILSERAPGGAGEGPKPSSLRRDVQHMSGQIQASIYPFLLRIFNWALLKFLNCIFLNVQLHQGQLAMVRQAAQAKDTPLIFLSTHKSCLDGLLLPFLLLSQGLGVLRVAWEPQSYSPAFRALLRHLGGLFMPPEANLFLDNPKGVLSRAVLSAAVEQLLASKQPLLIFLEDRPGAVGPRLSSHGQAWLGLVLQAFREGVIPDAALVPVGIGYDLAPDVQHGGPRASSSSLGLWWGALAVFRGLRGRRGCARIDFAQPFSLQEYSVNTWSRGRSRGQSLEQLLLQTVLGHWSVLPDCEKQQEWTPMSGPLMALEEEDQLLVSRLSRHVLSASIACSAVMATAVMAALLLHRHREGVFLSRLLENFSWLTEETLLRGFDVGFSGQLQDLVMHGLCLLHSSLSLWLLPQGDVLVLPRTGPTLTQLAHHSAALLPVFLCEAVGACAVRALLAGRVPPEGPWELQGVELLSQRELHRQTLLLLHLLPQDLLLLQPCQSSYFYCQEVLDRLIQCGLLVAEEAPGTRLTCDTGNWRFGEKMLWRSMEDFSDSDSDYEDGTDSRCFKLSQQLRCPDFFLFLCRLLSPLLTAFARAAAFLHQGKLPDTELGYTQQLHQFLLKKAQEDGSFESTDLSQAHSAVMTFKDLGVLKEQPGSTGSTLHLSPTFTTQENQEKLENFIRQFICG, from the exons ATGGGGAGCAAACCTCAGAGCAATAAGGAG aCCAACATGTGGCCCAAAGGCTTTGGGGTGAAGCTGGAAACTATCACCCCATTTCTGGGGAAGTACCGTCCTTTTGTGGGACGCTGCTGTCAGACCTGTACTCCTAAAAGCTGG GAGTCCCTTTTCCACAAAAACATTGCTGCCTTGGGCTTTCACAATGTGATCTTGGTGACTGAAGAGAATACCAG GTATCGAGGGTGGCTGGTGCGAAGGCTGTGCTACTTCCTGTGTGCCATGGACTGGAAGATCGCTCCCACCCCAGACGCCTGGGAGAAGGTTTTGGGCAGCAAGTG GATACAAGAAATCCTCTCTGAGAGGGCCCCTGGGGGAGCAGGTGAAGGCCCCAAGCCCAGTTCTTTGAGGAGGGATGTGCAGCATATGTCAGGCCAGATCCAGGCCTCAATCTACCCTTTTTTGCTCAG GATCTTCAACTGGGCTTTGCTCAAATTTTTAAACTGCATCTTCCTAAACGTGCAGCTTCACCAGGGTCAGCTGGCTATGGTCCGTCAGGCTGCACAGGCG AAGGATACGCCGCTCATCTTTCTCTCCACCCACAAATCATGTTTGGATGGGCTCCTGCTTCCCTTCCTGTTGCTTTCTCAAGGTCTCGGGGTTCTGCGAGTGGCCTGGGAGCCCCAGTCTTACTCCCCGGCTTTCAG GGCTTTGCTGAGACACCTCGGTGGCCTTTTCATGCCCCCAGAAGCTAACCTCTTCCTGGACAACCCCAAAGGGGTCCTCTCCAGGGCTGTTCTCAGCGCC GCTGTAGAGCAGCTCCTGGCCAGTAAGCAGCCCCTGCTTATTTTCTTGGAAGACCGTCCTGGGGCTGTGGGACCCCGCCTGTCTTCCCACGGGCAGGCCTGGCTGGGGCTGGTGCTGCAGGCCTTCCGAGAAGGTGTCATCCCTGACGCGGCCCTAGTGCCCGTGGGCATTGGCTATGATCTGGCCCCTGATGTACAGCATGGAGGACCTCGG gcctcttcttcttccctgggCCTGTGGTGGGGGGCTCTGGCTGTGTTTCGAGGTTTGAGAGGTCGTCGGGGATGTGCTCGCATAGACTTTGCCCAGCCCTTCTCCCTGCAG GAATACTCAGTCAATACTTGGAGTCGAGGGAGGAGCAGAGGACAGTCTCTAGAACAGCTCCTGTTGCAAACTGTGCTTGGACATTG GTCTGTTCTTCCTGATTGTGAGAAACAACAAGAGTGGACTCCAATGTCTGGGCCTCTTATGGCCCTGGAGGAAGAGGACCAGCTTCTTGTGAGCAGGCTGAGCCGCCATGTTTTGAGTG CCAGCATCGCCTGCTCAGCCGTGATGGCCACGGCCGTGATGGCCGCTCTTCTCTTGCATCGGCATCGAGAG GGAGTGTTCCTCTCCCGGCTCCTGGAAAACTTCTCCTGGCTCACGGAGGAGACCTTGCTTCGGGGCTTTGATGTGGGCTTCTCAGGGCAGCTGCAGGACCTGGTGATGCACGGACTGTGCCTGCTGCACAGCAGCCTCTCCTTGTGGCTGCTGCCCCAGGGGGATGTCCTGGTGCTGCCCAGGACCGGGCCCACGCTCACTCAGCTGGCCCACCACAGCGCTGCCCTGCTGCCGGTCTTCCTCTGTGAGGCTGTGGGCG CCTGTGCGGTTCGAGCCCTGCTGGCCGGACGAGTGCCCCCAGAGGGACCCTGGGAGCTGCAGGGCGTGGAGCTGCTGAGCCAGCGGGAGCTTCATCGCCAGACCCTGCTGCTGCTGCACCTGCTGCCCCAGGACCTCCTCCTGCTGCAG CCCTGCCAGTCGTCCTACTTTTACTGCCAGGAGGTCCTGGACCGGCTCATTCAGTGCGGGCTCCTTGTAGCTGAGGAG GCCCCGGGCACCCGGCTGACCTGTGACACGGGGAACTGGCGCTTCGGGGAGAAGATGCTCTGGCGGTCAATGGAAGACTTCAGCGACAGCGACAGTGACTACGAGGATGGCACCGATAGTCGCTGCTTCAAG CTCAGCCAGCAGCTGCGCTGCCCcgacttcttcctcttcctctgccGCTTGCTCAGCCCCCTGCTCACAGCCTTCGCTCGGGCCGCAGCCTTCCTCCACCAGGGAAAACTGCCGGACACAG AGTTGGGTTACACACAGCAGCTGCACCAGTTCCTGCTGAAGAAGGCCCAAGAAGATGGTTCCTTTG aaaGTACTGATCTGAGCCAGGCTCATAGTGCTGTGATGACCTTCAAAGATTTGGGG GTGCTGAAGGAACAGCCTGGTTCCACGGGCTCCACCCTCCATTTGTCTCCGACCTTCACTACCCAGGAAAACCAGGAAAAACTAGAGAATTTCATCCGTCAGTTCATTTGTGGCTAG